The DNA segment AAGCCTCTGCTCCCTTGGATGGCTGGGTGGGCTCGCAGAAGGGAATCATGCAGTTCAACACAAAAAATGGCAACCAGCAGCAAACAAACACCCCCATGATCACCGAGAGGGTCTTTAACACCTTTGTTTCCCTCTTGAAGGACATTTTGAAGTTGCtctctggctgctggcagtCCATGCTGCTCCTGTTGCCACCTGGGTTGTGGCAGTTCTTGGCATGCACTGCTGCTCTCTCCAGAGCCGAGATGCGCCGGATTTGCTTCTGAGCAATCCGGTATATCCTGGTGTAGGTGACTATCATGATGGCCACGGGGATGTAGAAGCTAATTAGAGAAGAGGAGATAGCATACATCCTGTTTAGGCTAGAATCACAGTTGTCCGTGCTTACACCTTCTAAGGTGGCATTGAAGTCCAAAAAGCTCGTGGTTGTAGCCTTGTGCCAGTTCAGCTGCACTGGGATGAAGGAGATCAACACGGACAAAGTCCACGCCACGCTGATCATGATGAAGGCTGCCTTGGGGGTCATTTTCCTCTCGTACCTAAACGGGCTGGAGATGGCCCAGTATCTGTCCACACTAATGACACAGAGGTTTAAGATGGAGGCTGTTGAGCACATAATATCAAAGGCCACCCAGATGTTGCAAAATGAACCAAAAGGCCAGAAACCAGCGATCTCAGCCACAGCTTTCCAAGGCATGACCAAAACTGCCACTAAGAGATCTGACACGGCCAAGGAGATGACAAAGAAGTTGGTCACCTTGGACCTGAGGTGGCGAAAGCGAATGACAGCTGCGCAGACCAG comes from the Lonchura striata isolate bLonStr1 chromosome 15, bLonStr1.mat, whole genome shotgun sequence genome and includes:
- the DRD1 gene encoding D(1A) dopamine receptor, with translation MTWNETTMDGEGLLVERDSSSFRILTGCFLSLLILSTLLGNTLVCAAVIRFRHLRSKVTNFFVISLAVSDLLVAVLVMPWKAVAEIAGFWPFGSFCNIWVAFDIMCSTASILNLCVISVDRYWAISSPFRYERKMTPKAAFIMISVAWTLSVLISFIPVQLNWHKATTTSFLDFNATLEGVSTDNCDSSLNRMYAISSSLISFYIPVAIMIVTYTRIYRIAQKQIRRISALERAAVHAKNCHNPGGNRSSMDCQQPESNFKMSFKRETKVLKTLSVIMGVFVCCWLPFFVLNCMIPFCEPTQPSKGAEAFCINSTIFDVFIWFGWANSSLNPIIYAFNADFRKAFSTLLGCYRLCPMSGNAIETVSINNNGAVVFSSQHEPKGSSPKESNLVYLIPHSIICPEEEPLKKEDEEGELSKTLEKMSPALSGFLDYEADVSLEKINPITQNGQHKT